TCCTGGGCTCTCAATTAACACCATCAACGCCGACTGCTGATGAAGCCGGTCAAGCCAATGCAGAAGATCCAGCTATGATGCTGGCGAGTTTATTACAGATGCTCCAAAGTATGATCATGCCCATGCAAAATGCACCTGTCGTGCAAGGTGATGAGACAACAGGCGATTCTCTACCGGACACGCTTGTTCAAGCAATGAACAGTAATCCTAGCTTAGCTGCCAAGCTTCTACAGGATCCAGGTATGCAGCAGTGGCTAGAGCAAGCAAGTCAGCTTATAGGCGCAATGACAGATGGCCAGTCGAAAATGGGGAGTGCTCCCATGACAAAGGCGCAATTAGCCGGCTCAGACGCATTGGAAGCGCAAAACACTTTGCTCATGCTTGCTTCGTTATCTAAGCAGCAGCCTGACAATCCCATCTTGCAGTATTTGAATCAACAGCTGCAGCAGATCATGGAACCTATATTGCCTTCAGTAGCGGGGGAGCAAATGACCCCTATTTCAGAAAGTGACGATGTTCAAGCTGATTCGAATACACTTGAGAACACAGATTCTGTGCCAGCAAGCCGTCATATCGGCCAACACACACAAGTGCGACGAGCCGATAGTAAAAAGCAAGTAATTTCATCGCAAGCTGTGGATATGAATATTCAACAGCAGCCGGCTAAATCCAAGCTTGAAATACTTGCAGTCAAAAATTCACTTAGTCAACCGATGCATCAAGTGCAAGCAAGCA
This genomic window from Paenibacillus hexagrammi contains:
- a CDS encoding flagellar hook-length control protein FliK, with protein sequence MDVQMSIAPSTPTTSSGGSASAKTSAQPGTTDAFSQLLGSQLTPSTPTADEAGQANAEDPAMMLASLLQMLQSMIMPMQNAPVVQGDETTGDSLPDTLVQAMNSNPSLAAKLLQDPGMQQWLEQASQLIGAMTDGQSKMGSAPMTKAQLAGSDALEAQNTLLMLASLSKQQPDNPILQYLNQQLQQIMEPILPSVAGEQMTPISESDDVQADSNTLENTDSVPASRHIGQHTQVRRADSKKQVISSQAVDMNIQQQPAKSKLEILAVKNSLSQPMHQVQASTNDQVSQEQPVTTDATDAATPFIHILDAQHGVQSTVPVEKAVPATIHAANFAEDMTEHVMKSMKITLADGISEAKLSLFPKNLGHVDVKLTMHDGQLIAQFATDSAAGKQMLESQLPQLRQALQTQGLQVERLEVTQNQSMSSGMFQDQRQQQSSNQAFRQNKNRSGNYEKDVIEFNQEIASAGQTRGTAYGNSFDVIA